In Montipora capricornis isolate CH-2021 chromosome 4, ASM3666992v2, whole genome shotgun sequence, a single genomic region encodes these proteins:
- the LOC138045023 gene encoding uncharacterized protein yields MAAETKTRGRIWEHKETLLLLEKWRDENIQLQLKSCTRKKPIWLEIAAYLRAAGYEDRDDGSCKTRIHTLISAYRNYKDECSKTGNATPKKKPAFFDEVDEFLSNKPCTKPKVIIQSATISIDGVDDEEITSAENVEPNVNNPGSKQKSENLHKPLNYLTAVTGKTDETEKPYPVSQAVLKSNKKRKTASDVFAKFDKVFESFVEYQQAADKSFLEAEAARERREEERAEKRKKEDQEFLLKLAQVLHK; encoded by the exons atggcggcagaaACCAAAACTCGCGGAAGAATCTGGGAGCACAAAGAAACCCTCCTGTTACTTGAAAAGTGGAGAGACGAGAATATCCAGCTCCAGCTAAAATCATGCACAAGAAAAAAGCCAATATGGCTAGAAATTGCGGCATATCTTCGAGCTGCAGGCTATGAAGACAGAGACGACGGCAGCTGCAAGACACGAATTCACACTCTGATAAGCGCCTATAGAAACTACAAAGACGAATGCAGCAAGACGGGAAATGCCACACCAAAGAAGAAGCCGGCTTTCTTCGACGAAGTGGACGAGTTTTTGTCGAACAAGCCATGTACCAAACCAAAGGTAATTATACAGTCCGCAACAATTTCCATAGATGGGGTCGATGATGAAGAAATAACAAGCGCAGAAAACGTTGAGCCAAACGTAAACAACCCTGGCAGcaaacaaaaatcagaaaacctTCACAAACCTCTGAATTATTTGACAGCGGTGACAGGTAAGA CCGATGAAACAGAGAAGCCGTACCCCGTCAGTCAGGCCGTATTGAAGTCAaacaaaaagaggaaaaccGCTTCTGATGTATTTGCAAAGTTTGATAAAGTGTTTGAGTCCTTTGTGGAGTATCAGCAAGCAGCTGACAAGAGCTTCCTCGAAGCTGAAGCGGCAAGAGAAAGGCGAGAGGAGGAAAGAGCGGAGAAGCGAAAGAAGGAGGATCAAGAATTTCTCCTGAAACTGGCGCAGGTTCTTCACAAGTAG